Proteins from a single region of Sporichthyaceae bacterium:
- a CDS encoding TetR/AcrR family transcriptional regulator: protein MTLATGNDSRTPRQRELIAAAARLFAQHGYHAVGINDISGALGLTGPAFYRHYPSKEAVLVAILDDAITTHLQEVGDLARAIPDARTALGAIIGNHVKFVFDHSADIVTWRTEFRSLPESDRHRLRYLQRLYTEEWVRALNQLRPVLDIEQIRTMCQGAISLIQSATEFTNKLTRAEQEPLLTAMALHVLLETPVEPLEPATGRAERMRTMRSDPKS, encoded by the coding sequence ATGACGCTCGCGACCGGGAACGACTCCCGCACGCCAAGGCAGCGGGAGCTGATCGCGGCCGCGGCACGACTGTTCGCCCAGCACGGCTACCACGCCGTCGGGATCAACGACATCAGCGGCGCACTCGGGCTGACCGGGCCGGCCTTCTACCGGCACTACCCCAGCAAGGAGGCGGTGCTGGTGGCGATCCTCGACGACGCCATCACCACCCACCTCCAGGAGGTGGGCGACCTCGCGCGCGCCATCCCGGACGCCCGCACCGCACTCGGGGCCATCATTGGCAACCACGTGAAATTCGTGTTCGACCACTCCGCGGACATCGTCACCTGGCGGACCGAGTTCCGCAGCCTGCCCGAGTCGGACCGGCACCGCCTGCGTTACCTGCAGCGGCTCTACACCGAGGAATGGGTCCGCGCGCTGAACCAGCTACGGCCGGTGCTGGACATCGAGCAGATCCGGACGATGTGCCAGGGCGCGATCTCGCTGATCCAGTCCGCGACCGAGTTCACGAACAAGCTCACCCGCGCGGAGCAGGAACCACTGCTGACCGCGATGGCGCTGCACGTGCTGCTCGAGACTCCGGTGGAGCCGTTGGAGCCGGCCACCGGTCGGGCCGAGCGGATGCGCACGATGCGATCGGATCCCAAGTCCTGA
- a CDS encoding carboxyl transferase domain-containing protein, producing MPTLRSELDVHGDEYRNNLAHNEGMLKLLDEQLALARAGGGAAYMARHRERGRMTVRERIDLLVDPGAAFLELSSLAAWGTDFTVGASVVTGIGVVEGVECMFIANDGTVKGGTSNPYTWRKMLRALDIAKQNRLPVMNLVESGGADLPTQADLFVPAGQLFRDLTRLSAAGIPTIALVFGNSTAGGAYVPGMCDYAVMIDGQSKVFLGGPPLVKMATGEVATDEELGGARMHTFISGLSDYMAVDERDAIRIGRQIVRSLNWRKLGPAAEVVRDPLYDPAELLGIASADLRVPFSVYEVLARLLDASEFSEYKPDYGSSLVTGWGMLHGYRVGVLANARGVIFSEEANKATEFIQLCNQTDTPLIFLQNTTGYIVGKSYEQGGIIKDGAKMINAVANSAVPHFTVFIGASFGAGNYGMCGRAYDPRFLFTWPNSRIAVMGPQQLAGVLSIVARDAAAAAGKEFDEEKDAARTAAIETQIDRESHAFFMSGKVYDDGIINPVDTRTVLGITLSAAHNNPVQGRRGFGVFRM from the coding sequence TTGCCGACCCTGCGGTCTGAACTCGACGTCCACGGTGACGAGTACCGGAACAACCTCGCCCACAACGAGGGCATGCTGAAGCTGCTCGACGAGCAGTTGGCGCTGGCCCGGGCCGGCGGTGGTGCGGCCTACATGGCTCGCCATCGCGAGCGCGGCCGGATGACGGTCCGCGAACGGATCGACCTGTTGGTCGACCCGGGTGCGGCTTTCCTGGAGTTGTCGTCGCTGGCCGCCTGGGGCACAGATTTCACGGTCGGTGCCAGCGTGGTCACCGGGATCGGCGTCGTCGAGGGCGTCGAGTGCATGTTTATCGCCAACGACGGCACCGTCAAAGGCGGCACCTCGAACCCCTACACGTGGCGCAAGATGCTGCGCGCGCTGGACATCGCGAAGCAGAACCGCCTGCCGGTGATGAACCTGGTGGAATCCGGCGGCGCGGATCTGCCCACGCAGGCCGACCTGTTCGTGCCCGCCGGGCAGTTGTTCCGTGACCTGACCCGCTTGTCCGCCGCGGGGATCCCGACGATCGCGCTGGTGTTCGGCAACTCCACGGCCGGCGGGGCGTACGTGCCAGGCATGTGCGACTACGCCGTGATGATCGACGGGCAGTCCAAGGTGTTCCTCGGCGGCCCGCCGCTGGTGAAGATGGCCACCGGGGAGGTCGCCACCGACGAGGAACTCGGCGGCGCCCGCATGCACACCTTCATCTCGGGCCTGTCCGACTACATGGCCGTCGACGAACGCGACGCGATCCGGATCGGCCGGCAGATCGTCCGCTCGCTGAACTGGCGCAAGCTCGGTCCGGCAGCAGAAGTGGTGCGGGACCCGCTCTACGACCCGGCCGAACTGCTCGGCATCGCCTCGGCAGACCTACGGGTGCCGTTCAGCGTGTACGAGGTGCTCGCCCGACTGCTCGACGCAAGCGAGTTCTCCGAGTACAAGCCCGATTACGGCTCGTCGCTGGTCACCGGCTGGGGGATGCTGCACGGCTACCGGGTCGGCGTGCTGGCCAACGCCCGGGGGGTGATCTTCAGCGAGGAGGCCAACAAGGCCACCGAGTTCATCCAGTTGTGCAACCAGACGGACACCCCGCTGATCTTCCTGCAGAACACCACCGGCTACATCGTCGGCAAGTCCTACGAGCAGGGCGGGATCATCAAGGACGGGGCGAAGATGATCAACGCCGTCGCCAACTCGGCGGTGCCGCACTTCACGGTGTTCATCGGGGCCTCCTTCGGAGCCGGGAACTACGGCATGTGCGGACGGGCCTACGACCCGCGGTTCCTGTTCACCTGGCCGAACTCGCGCATCGCCGTGATGGGTCCGCAGCAGTTGGCCGGTGTGCTGTCCATCGTCGCCCGCGACGCCGCCGCGGCCGCGGGCAAGGAGTTCGACGAGGAGAAGGACGCCGCGCGCACCGCGGCCATCGAGACACAGATCGACCGCGAGTCGCACGCGTTCTTCATGTCCGGCAAGGTCTACGACGACGGGATCATCAACCCCGTCGACACCCGCACCGTGCTGGGCATCACCCTGTCCGCCGCGCACAACAACCCGGTGCAGGGCCGGCGCGGCTTCGGCGTCTTCCGAATGTAA
- a CDS encoding biotin carboxylase N-terminal domain-containing protein: MPTQIKKVLVANRGEIARRVIHGARALGIATAVVHSDADADALFVAEADEAVRLPGTAPGQTYLRGDLILDAAARVGADAIHPGYGFLSENAAFAQAVADAGLVFIGPTPEAIAAMGDKVTAKRMMAAAGVPVLAGFTIGADGRALPEGGGGTYGLPGDGNAVDVATALAAVGLPAIVKASAGGGGRGMRIIASADEAADAIASAQREAESAFGNPMVFLERYLSPSRHIEIQVIADDHGNTVALFERECSIQRRHQKIVEEAPSSFVDADLRAHLCQAAVAAAQAVGYRNAGTVEFIVGTDGTAAFLEMNTRLQVEHPVTEAITGLDLVALQFAVAAGQPLPATACAPDINGHAIEVRLCAEDPAAGYLPVSGTFELFEIAAAAQFAPARSGGGSVRVDSALTDGGTVSPYYDSMIAKVIAHAPTRAGAAALLADALCRARLHGVTTNRDLLVAILRSDAFLAGDTTTDFLERVTGLLDPAGDATAQRLHAAVAAIARHHRARPAGLPQPAVPRGWRNNRATLETVTFKTADGETIKVASDLTGADAVLEIDDERVPMTIHRADGANVDLTAGGVRRRYRVHLSDDRTAETIGLAAVDSPLGHSTFHVLDPLPAPGAGGPTGGLTAPMPGAVVRILVAVGDVVEAGQPLLVLEAMKMEHTIRSPQDGTVAALNVKEGEQVQIGAVLAALQES; encoded by the coding sequence ATGCCTACTCAGATCAAGAAGGTTCTCGTCGCCAACCGCGGCGAGATCGCCCGTCGGGTCATCCACGGCGCCCGCGCGCTCGGGATCGCCACCGCGGTCGTGCACTCCGACGCCGATGCCGACGCGTTGTTCGTCGCCGAGGCCGACGAGGCCGTCCGACTGCCGGGCACCGCGCCCGGGCAGACCTACCTGCGCGGCGACCTGATCCTGGACGCTGCGGCCCGGGTCGGCGCGGACGCGATCCACCCCGGCTACGGCTTCCTGTCCGAGAACGCGGCGTTCGCGCAGGCGGTCGCCGACGCCGGACTGGTGTTCATCGGCCCGACCCCGGAGGCCATCGCGGCCATGGGCGACAAGGTCACCGCGAAGCGGATGATGGCCGCCGCCGGGGTCCCGGTACTGGCCGGCTTCACGATCGGCGCCGACGGACGGGCGCTGCCCGAGGGTGGCGGCGGTACTTATGGCCTGCCAGGCGACGGCAACGCCGTGGACGTCGCGACCGCGCTGGCGGCCGTGGGCCTGCCCGCGATCGTCAAGGCCTCGGCCGGTGGCGGCGGGCGCGGCATGCGGATCATCGCCTCGGCCGACGAGGCCGCCGATGCGATCGCCTCGGCGCAGCGCGAGGCGGAGTCGGCGTTCGGCAACCCGATGGTGTTCCTGGAGCGCTACCTGTCGCCGTCGCGGCACATCGAGATCCAGGTGATCGCCGACGACCACGGCAACACGGTCGCGCTGTTCGAACGCGAGTGCTCGATCCAGCGCCGGCACCAGAAGATCGTCGAGGAAGCGCCCTCCTCCTTCGTCGACGCCGACCTTCGCGCGCACCTGTGCCAGGCCGCGGTCGCGGCGGCGCAGGCCGTCGGCTACCGCAACGCGGGCACCGTCGAGTTCATCGTGGGCACCGACGGCACCGCCGCGTTCCTGGAGATGAACACCCGGCTCCAGGTGGAGCACCCGGTCACCGAGGCCATCACCGGGTTGGACCTGGTGGCGCTGCAGTTCGCCGTCGCCGCGGGCCAACCGCTGCCGGCCACCGCGTGCGCGCCGGACATCAACGGCCACGCGATCGAGGTCCGGCTCTGCGCCGAGGACCCGGCCGCCGGGTACCTGCCGGTCTCCGGCACCTTCGAACTGTTCGAGATCGCCGCCGCCGCGCAGTTCGCTCCGGCGCGCAGCGGCGGCGGTTCCGTGCGCGTCGACTCCGCGCTGACCGACGGCGGCACCGTCAGTCCCTACTACGACTCGATGATCGCCAAGGTCATCGCGCACGCGCCGACCCGCGCCGGGGCGGCCGCGCTGCTGGCCGATGCCCTGTGCCGGGCGCGACTGCACGGCGTCACGACCAACCGCGACCTGCTGGTCGCGATCCTGCGCAGCGACGCGTTCCTGGCCGGCGACACCACCACCGACTTCCTGGAGCGCGTCACCGGTCTGTTGGATCCTGCCGGCGACGCCACCGCGCAACGCCTCCATGCGGCCGTGGCCGCGATCGCCCGGCACCACCGCGCCCGGCCCGCCGGGCTGCCGCAGCCCGCGGTGCCGCGCGGGTGGCGCAACAACCGGGCGACGCTGGAGACGGTCACTTTCAAGACCGCCGACGGCGAGACCATCAAGGTCGCGTCCGACCTGACCGGGGCCGACGCGGTCCTGGAGATCGACGACGAACGCGTCCCGATGACCATCCACCGAGCCGACGGGGCGAACGTCGACCTCACCGCCGGCGGCGTCCGGCGGCGTTACCGGGTCCATCTGTCCGACGACCGGACGGCCGAGACGATCGGGCTGGCAGCCGTCGACAGCCCGCTGGGCCACTCCACCTTCCACGTGCTCGACCCCCTGCCCGCGCCGGGCGCCGGTGGGCCGACCGGCGGGCTGACCGCACCGATGCCCGGCGCGGTGGTCCGGATCCTGGTCGCCGTCGGCGACGTCGTGGAGGCCGGCCAGCCGCTGCTGGTGCTGGAGGCGATGAAGATGGAGCACACCATCCGCAGCCCCCAGGACGGCACGGTGGCGGCGCTCAACGTCAAGGAGGGCGAGCAGGTCCAGATCGGCGCAGTGCTCGCCGCGCTGCAGGAGAGCTAA
- a CDS encoding AMP-binding protein, translating to MKELVFTRSLLPSLQANAERIGFIDAATGHEVRFGEHLDRISRLSYAMRTELGVTASDQVATLSLNSLPFVELWHSCLLGAAIMNPLNLRFSAEELVYVLNDSGTTVCFVDPTFAPLIESIRDRTQLKRVVLTSGEGPADIGYEAMLAAAEPRLPAEPDEESPAVLMYTGGTTGHPKGVILSHRAEVLNQYHAAMVLPWDTAAPTLVQTPMFHGATMIGLVGAPMFGTSMVVLPMFSPEASLVATETYRPSSTVLVPTMLGMIVNSADFRPERLASLRRITYGASPMPGALLGKLLELLPDCEIVQGYGMTECCTVLTVLPDSEHRKGKRLGSCGRAVPGVQLEIRGEDGNPLPVGEPGEVCARAGNFMTGYLNKPEETAKALREGWYYSGDVGYLDEEGYLFLVDRAKDMIISGGENVYSVEVENAICTHPAVLQVAVIGIPHEVWGEAVHAICVIRPGHEVTAEDLITHARTTISGYKVPRSIDLRSEPLPLSAAMKVLKRDLRAPFWAGHGRTIN from the coding sequence ATGAAGGAACTCGTGTTCACCCGGTCCCTGCTGCCCAGCCTGCAGGCCAACGCCGAGCGGATCGGCTTCATCGACGCCGCGACCGGGCATGAGGTCCGGTTCGGTGAGCACCTGGACCGGATCTCGCGCCTGTCCTACGCGATGCGTACCGAGTTGGGCGTGACCGCGTCCGACCAGGTCGCGACGTTGAGCCTGAACAGCCTGCCGTTCGTGGAGTTGTGGCACAGCTGCCTGCTCGGGGCGGCGATCATGAACCCGTTGAACCTGCGGTTCTCCGCGGAGGAACTGGTCTACGTCCTCAACGACAGCGGCACCACGGTGTGTTTCGTCGACCCGACGTTCGCGCCGTTGATCGAGTCGATCCGCGACCGCACGCAGCTCAAGCGGGTCGTGCTGACCAGTGGTGAGGGCCCGGCCGACATCGGCTACGAGGCGATGCTGGCGGCCGCTGAGCCGCGGCTCCCCGCCGAACCTGACGAGGAGTCACCTGCCGTTCTGATGTACACCGGCGGGACGACCGGGCACCCCAAGGGCGTGATCCTGTCCCACCGCGCCGAGGTCCTGAACCAGTACCACGCGGCGATGGTGCTGCCCTGGGACACCGCCGCGCCCACATTGGTGCAGACCCCGATGTTCCACGGCGCCACGATGATCGGCCTGGTCGGCGCACCGATGTTCGGCACCTCGATGGTGGTGCTGCCGATGTTCTCCCCCGAGGCCTCGCTGGTCGCCACTGAGACCTACCGGCCGTCCTCGACGGTGCTGGTGCCCACGATGCTCGGCATGATCGTGAACTCCGCGGACTTCCGGCCCGAGCGGTTGGCCAGTCTGCGTCGCATCACCTACGGCGCCTCGCCGATGCCCGGGGCCCTGTTGGGCAAGCTGCTGGAACTGTTGCCGGACTGCGAGATCGTGCAGGGCTACGGCATGACCGAGTGCTGCACGGTGCTCACCGTGCTGCCGGATTCCGAGCACCGTAAGGGAAAGCGGCTGGGCTCGTGCGGCCGCGCGGTCCCGGGCGTGCAGCTCGAGATCCGCGGCGAGGACGGCAACCCGCTACCGGTCGGCGAACCCGGAGAGGTCTGCGCCCGAGCCGGCAACTTCATGACCGGCTACCTGAACAAGCCGGAGGAGACCGCCAAGGCCCTGCGCGAGGGCTGGTACTACAGCGGCGACGTCGGCTACCTCGACGAGGAGGGCTACCTCTTCCTGGTCGACCGGGCCAAGGACATGATCATCTCCGGCGGGGAGAACGTCTACTCCGTCGAGGTGGAGAACGCGATCTGCACCCACCCGGCGGTGCTCCAGGTCGCCGTGATCGGCATCCCGCACGAGGTGTGGGGCGAGGCGGTGCATGCGATCTGCGTGATCCGGCCCGGCCACGAGGTCACCGCCGAGGACCTGATCACCCATGCCCGCACGACGATCTCCGGCTACAAGGTGCCGCGTTCGATCGACCTGCGCAGCGAACCCCTGCCGCTGTCGGCCGCGATGAAGGTGCTCAAGCGCGACCTGCGGGCCCCGTTCTGGGCCGGACACGGACGCACGATCAACTGA
- a CDS encoding maleylpyruvate isomerase family mycothiol-dependent enzyme: MSADRVAALAAGHEANVAYLSALTAEEWATPSRCPGWTVKDVVSHMGAAYHGAFTPWFIKLMLGKDIEAANNADVAKRQEWPGSRVLTEYAVWGKRFRPMAKALQAPPLRALPIKVAEVGTYPAAILTSAFVFDHTLHVTHDIAGAIGRPAPQPDANMVTVGTEWMMLGLPAMSGDRLSWLTGPVELDLVGPGGSVWTVGPGGKNGRVRVTEGAAGQAAAAISGDAATFGVWGTGRAPWRESGVNIKGDDELGAKFLDSTRII; this comes from the coding sequence ATGTCTGCCGATCGGGTGGCCGCACTGGCCGCCGGCCACGAGGCCAACGTCGCCTACCTGTCCGCGCTGACCGCCGAGGAGTGGGCCACGCCGAGCCGTTGCCCCGGCTGGACGGTCAAGGACGTGGTCTCGCACATGGGTGCGGCGTACCACGGTGCGTTCACGCCGTGGTTCATCAAGCTGATGCTGGGCAAGGACATCGAGGCGGCCAACAACGCCGACGTGGCCAAGCGCCAGGAGTGGCCAGGTTCGCGGGTGCTGACCGAGTACGCGGTGTGGGGCAAGCGGTTCCGGCCCATGGCCAAGGCGTTGCAGGCGCCACCCCTGCGGGCGTTGCCGATCAAGGTGGCCGAGGTCGGCACCTACCCGGCGGCGATCCTCACGAGCGCGTTCGTCTTCGACCACACCCTGCACGTCACCCACGACATCGCCGGCGCCATCGGCCGGCCCGCGCCACAACCGGACGCCAACATGGTCACGGTAGGAACTGAGTGGATGATGCTCGGCCTGCCCGCGATGTCCGGCGACCGGCTGTCGTGGTTGACCGGCCCGGTGGAGCTGGACCTGGTCGGCCCGGGCGGCAGCGTCTGGACCGTCGGGCCGGGCGGCAAGAACGGCCGGGTCCGGGTCACCGAGGGCGCGGCCGGTCAGGCGGCCGCGGCGATCTCCGGCGACGCGGCGACGTTCGGGGTGTGGGGCACCGGCCGCGCGCCGTGGCGCGAGTCCGGGGTCAACATCAAGGGCGACGACGAACTCGGCGCGAAGTTCCTGGACTCGACCCGCATCATCTGA
- a CDS encoding DedA family protein: protein MTETAEPAATAPQEPGPAHGPHAPWGDGHPERADKLILSLMVFMGFYYLGTMFLVGPLVGRHPVWLALIRGSTSAVITLGALAGTGHGSMLVAIFAGLPGTMLFDWVYWWAGRRWGENALRMAFRGRKAERRIELAKRLGGRYGPLLVVTAYIGPIPMQLITVAVAMAGMSLPVFLILDAIGALIWLGLWAGLGYWIGEDAVHVADAVSHYSLQVTIGLVVLVVLRQSWARKRAGAPAGGPRRERR from the coding sequence GTGACCGAGACCGCGGAGCCCGCCGCCACGGCTCCCCAGGAGCCCGGGCCGGCGCACGGTCCGCACGCCCCGTGGGGCGACGGGCACCCGGAACGCGCGGACAAGTTGATCCTCAGCCTGATGGTGTTCATGGGGTTCTACTACCTCGGGACCATGTTTCTGGTCGGTCCGCTGGTCGGGCGGCACCCGGTGTGGCTGGCGCTGATCCGCGGTTCGACGTCCGCGGTCATCACGCTCGGGGCACTGGCCGGGACCGGGCACGGGTCGATGCTGGTCGCGATCTTCGCCGGGCTGCCCGGGACGATGCTGTTCGACTGGGTGTACTGGTGGGCCGGGCGTCGCTGGGGCGAGAATGCGCTGCGCATGGCCTTTCGGGGCCGCAAGGCCGAGCGTCGGATCGAGTTGGCCAAACGCCTCGGCGGTCGGTACGGCCCACTGCTGGTGGTCACGGCCTACATCGGGCCGATTCCCATGCAGCTGATCACTGTCGCGGTCGCCATGGCCGGAATGTCCCTGCCGGTCTTCCTGATCCTGGACGCGATCGGTGCGCTCATCTGGCTCGGGCTGTGGGCCGGGCTGGGCTACTGGATCGGTGAGGACGCGGTCCACGTCGCGGACGCGGTCTCGCACTATTCGCTGCAGGTCACCATCGGCCTGGTGGTACTGGTGGTCCTGCGTCAGAGCTGGGCCCGCAAGCGTGCCGGTGCCCCCGCCGGGGGACCCCGGCGGGAGCGCCGCTGA
- a CDS encoding alkaline phosphatase family protein, whose protein sequence is MGRRTIDTMPTPGRRDRGPKPLSRATKRVLTTVGALSLIGAGLAGCSAAQSGSSAAASTAPAQAASSNQASAGSSVADPYQKVLVVMEENETYGAVLSSAKAPYLTSLSQQYGTATAFDAGYPVQCTSLASYLLLTSGDRRGICDDNPPSAHPDPSSSIFAEVTGSGRTWRTYAESMPSNCDLTNSGDYAVRHVPATYYTGLRSQCATSAVPMGAMSSGAFHTDLSSGNLPAYSMLVPNLCDDMHGATNCPAGNMVTEGDTWLHNVLPAVFASPDYRAGRLVVMIDWDEGDSTSNHIPALVLSPTTKHVAVIAPMTDCSMLALSEDVLGLNRLGCAVGEPRRLAAFHLGA, encoded by the coding sequence ATGGGCCGCCGCACGATCGACACGATGCCGACGCCTGGTCGACGGGACCGCGGACCCAAACCGCTGTCGCGCGCGACCAAGCGTGTGCTGACCACGGTGGGGGCGCTCAGCCTGATCGGCGCCGGGCTCGCCGGTTGCTCCGCGGCGCAGTCCGGCTCCTCGGCGGCGGCGAGCACGGCGCCGGCCCAGGCTGCATCGTCCAACCAGGCCTCGGCCGGCTCGTCGGTCGCCGACCCGTACCAGAAGGTGCTGGTCGTGATGGAGGAGAACGAGACCTACGGAGCCGTGCTGAGCTCCGCGAAGGCCCCGTACCTGACCTCGTTGTCCCAGCAGTACGGCACCGCTACCGCGTTCGACGCCGGTTACCCGGTGCAGTGCACGTCGCTGGCCTCGTACCTGTTGCTGACCAGCGGCGACCGCCGTGGCATCTGCGACGACAATCCACCGTCGGCCCATCCCGACCCGAGCAGCAGCATCTTCGCCGAGGTGACCGGCAGCGGCCGAACGTGGCGCACCTACGCCGAGTCGATGCCGAGCAACTGCGACCTGACCAACAGCGGCGACTACGCCGTGCGACACGTCCCGGCGACCTACTACACCGGGCTGCGCAGCCAGTGCGCCACCTCCGCCGTCCCGATGGGGGCGATGAGCTCCGGCGCGTTCCACACCGACCTGAGCAGCGGCAACCTGCCCGCGTACTCGATGCTCGTGCCGAACCTGTGCGACGACATGCACGGCGCCACGAACTGTCCGGCCGGGAACATGGTGACCGAGGGCGACACCTGGCTGCACAACGTGCTCCCGGCCGTGTTCGCCTCGCCGGACTACAGGGCCGGGCGGCTGGTCGTGATGATCGACTGGGACGAGGGCGACAGCACCAGCAACCACATCCCGGCCCTGGTCCTCTCCCCCACCACCAAGCATGTCGCCGTGATCGCGCCGATGACCGACTGCTCGATGCTCGCACTGTCCGAGGACGTGCTCGGGCTGAACCGGCTGGGCTGCGCGGTCGGGGAGCCGCGCCGACTTGCCGCGTTCCACCTCGGGGCCTGA
- a CDS encoding FAD-dependent oxidoreductase, translating into MSTACVAVVGSGPAAFYAATVLLRSDEPLVHVDVYEKLPTPWGLVRSGVAPDHPKIKNVGATFAKTADHERFRYFGNVEFGRDVSRADLLERYDAVVYAVGAKSDNHLGIPGEDLPGSVAATDFVGWYNAHPDFRDFTVDLDTERVVVIGAGNVALDVARILVTDTEVLAGTDIADHALTTLRASKVREVVVVARRGPVQGAFTTVELRELGELDGVDCVLDPAVLEGLDAETMKGAPHTVRTNLEAMRRLVNDHPPSGRPRRLVLRFASSPIEIHSDENGRVTEVVLGGNDLVTAEDGSVKARDNGTRETLPAGVVVRAVGYRGVALPDVVFDERRGIIPNEGGRVTGGEREYVTGWIKRGPSGVIGTNRKDGQQTAEAVLADLAGRPDRDAAHIAGLADWVRSRCPDVVEELDWRAIDRHETASGEAGGRPRVKLCTVPHMLEVVAKARTSR; encoded by the coding sequence ATGAGTACAGCCTGCGTAGCAGTTGTCGGTTCCGGCCCGGCAGCGTTCTACGCCGCAACGGTCCTGTTGCGGTCGGACGAGCCGTTGGTCCACGTCGACGTGTACGAGAAGTTGCCGACTCCGTGGGGCCTGGTCCGGTCCGGGGTCGCCCCCGACCACCCGAAGATCAAGAACGTGGGCGCGACGTTCGCCAAGACCGCCGACCACGAACGTTTCCGGTACTTCGGGAACGTCGAGTTCGGCCGTGACGTCTCCCGGGCCGACCTGCTCGAGCGTTACGACGCAGTGGTGTACGCGGTCGGGGCGAAGAGCGACAACCACCTCGGAATCCCTGGTGAGGACCTGCCCGGCAGCGTCGCCGCGACCGACTTCGTCGGCTGGTACAACGCCCACCCGGACTTCCGCGACTTCACGGTGGACCTCGACACCGAGCGGGTCGTGGTGATCGGTGCAGGCAACGTCGCGCTCGACGTGGCCCGGATCCTCGTCACCGACACCGAGGTGCTCGCGGGCACCGACATCGCCGACCACGCGCTGACCACGTTGCGCGCCTCGAAGGTCCGCGAGGTCGTGGTCGTCGCCCGCCGTGGCCCTGTGCAAGGCGCGTTCACCACCGTCGAACTGCGTGAGCTCGGCGAGCTGGACGGCGTCGACTGCGTGCTGGACCCTGCCGTCCTCGAGGGCCTGGACGCCGAGACCATGAAAGGGGCCCCGCACACGGTACGCACGAACCTCGAGGCGATGCGTCGACTGGTCAACGACCACCCGCCGAGCGGCCGGCCCCGGCGCCTCGTGCTGCGGTTCGCGAGCTCGCCGATCGAGATCCACTCCGATGAGAACGGCCGGGTCACCGAGGTGGTGCTGGGCGGCAACGACCTGGTCACTGCCGAGGACGGCAGCGTCAAGGCCCGCGACAACGGCACCCGCGAGACGCTGCCGGCCGGCGTGGTCGTGCGTGCTGTCGGGTACCGCGGCGTGGCCCTGCCCGACGTGGTGTTCGACGAGAGGCGCGGCATCATCCCGAACGAGGGCGGCCGGGTCACCGGGGGCGAGCGGGAGTACGTCACCGGCTGGATAAAGCGCGGCCCCAGCGGCGTGATCGGGACCAACCGCAAGGACGGGCAGCAGACGGCCGAGGCCGTGCTGGCCGACCTGGCCGGGCGGCCGGACCGCGACGCGGCCCACATCGCCGGCTTGGCCGACTGGGTCCGTTCGCGCTGCCCGGACGTGGTCGAGGAACTCGACTGGCGTGCCATCGACCGGCACGAGACCGCCTCCGGGGAGGCCGGCGGGCGGCCGCGGGTCAAGCTGTGCACCGTCCCGCACATGCTCGAGGTGGTCGCGAAGGCGCGCACCTCGCGCTGA
- a CDS encoding alpha/beta hydrolase produces the protein MNHNEGSLADGRLFFRSWHTQNPRADVVIAHGYAEHSGRYAHVATALVAAGYDVWAVDHRGHGRSAGERGNIDSMADVVADLDLLVDLAAAGQRPVFLLGHSMGGAIALAYAQAHQERLAGLSLSGAAIVFPPELLALVALPEIPELDLSPAVSSDPAVVEAYRTDPLVHHGPPSRTTLGILADSEKLIAGLAELTLPVQVMHGSADGLVPSRALGVIVSGVSSADVTARLWPGLFHEIYNEPIQAAVIGELVAWLQGRAR, from the coding sequence GTGAATCACAACGAGGGCAGCCTCGCGGACGGGCGACTCTTCTTCCGCTCGTGGCACACCCAGAATCCCCGGGCCGACGTCGTGATCGCCCACGGCTACGCCGAGCACAGCGGCCGGTACGCCCACGTCGCGACCGCGCTGGTTGCGGCCGGCTACGACGTCTGGGCGGTCGACCACCGCGGCCACGGCCGGTCGGCCGGCGAGCGCGGGAACATCGACTCGATGGCCGACGTCGTCGCCGACCTGGACCTGCTGGTCGACCTCGCCGCCGCCGGGCAGCGGCCGGTTTTCCTGCTCGGGCACTCGATGGGCGGGGCGATCGCGCTGGCCTACGCCCAGGCGCACCAGGAGCGGTTGGCCGGGCTGTCCTTGTCCGGCGCCGCGATCGTGTTCCCGCCCGAATTGCTCGCGTTGGTTGCCCTGCCGGAGATTCCCGAACTCGACCTGTCGCCGGCCGTGTCCAGCGACCCGGCCGTCGTCGAGGCCTACCGGACCGACCCGTTGGTCCACCACGGGCCGCCGTCGCGGACCACGTTGGGCATCCTGGCCGACTCCGAGAAACTGATCGCCGGCTTGGCGGAACTGACCCTGCCGGTCCAGGTGATGCACGGCAGCGCCGACGGGCTGGTCCCGTCGCGGGCCCTGGGCGTGATCGTGTCCGGGGTGTCCTCGGCCGACGTGACGGCCCGGCTGTGGCCGGGGCTGTTCCACGAGATCTACAACGAGCCCATCCAGGCCGCGGTCATCGGCGAACTGGTGGCCTGGTTGCAAGGCCGGGCCCGATGA